In Rattus rattus isolate New Zealand chromosome 9, Rrattus_CSIRO_v1, whole genome shotgun sequence, a genomic segment contains:
- the Fzd2 gene encoding frizzled-2: MRARSALPRSALPRLLLPLLLLPAAGPAQFHGEKGISIPDHGFCQPISIPLCTDIAYNQTIMPNLLGHTNQEDAGLEVHQFYPLVKVQCSPELRFFLCSMYAPVCTVLEQAIPPCRSICERARQGCEALMNKFGFQWPERLRCEHFPRHGAEQICVGQNHSEDGTPALLTTAPPSGLQPGAGGTPGGPGGGGAPPRYATLEHPFHCPRVLKVPSYLSYKFLGERDCAAPCEPARPDGSMFFSQEETRFARLWILTWSVLCCASTFFTVTTYLVDMQRFRYPERPIIFLSGCYTMVSVAYIAGFVLQERVVCNERFSEDGYRTVVQGTKKEGCTILFMMLYFFSMASSIWWVILSLTWFLAAGMKWGHEAIEANSQYFHLAAWAVPAVKTITILAMGQIDGDLLSGVCFVGLNSLDPLRGFVLAPLFVYLFIGTSFLLAGFVSLFRIRTIMKHDGTKTEKLERLMVRIGVFSVLYTVPATIVIACYFYEQAFREHWERSWVSQHCKSLAIPCPAHYTPRMSPDFTVYMIKYLMTLIVGITSGFWIWSGKTLHSWRKFYTRLTNSRHGETTV; this comes from the coding sequence ATGCGGGCCCGCAGCGCCCTGCCCCGCAGCGCCCTGCCCCgcctgctgctgccactgctgctgctgccggcTGCCGGGCCGGCCCAGTTCCACGGGGAGAAGGGCATCTCCATCCCGGACCACGGCTTCTGCCAGCCCATCTCCATCCCGCTGTGCACGGACATCGCCTACAACCAGACCATCATGCCCAACCTTCTTGGCCACACGAACCAAGAGGACGCGGGCCTGGAGGTGCATCAGTTCTACCCGCTGGTGAAGGTGCAGTGCTCGCCCGAGCTGCGCTTCTTCCTGTGCTCCATGTACGCTCCGGTGTGCACGGTGCTGGAGCAGGCCATCCCGCCGTGCCGCTCCATCTGCGAGCGCGCGCGCCAAGGCTGCGAGGCGCTCATGAACAAGTTCGGCTTCCAGTGGCCCGAGCGCCTCCGCTGCGAGCATTTCCCGCGTCACGGCGCGGAGCAGATCTGCGTGGGCCAGAACCACTCCGAGGACGGAACTCCTGCGCTACTCACCACCGCGCCACCGTCTGGGCTGCAGCCTGGCGCTGGTGGCACCCCGGGCGGCCCTGGCGGTGGTGGCGCGCCCCCGCGCTACGCCACTCTGGAGCACCCCTTCCACTGTCCCCGCGTCCTCAAGGTGCCGTCCTATCTCAGCTATAAGTTTCTGGGTGAGCGCGATTGTGCCGCGCCCTGCGAGCCCGCACGGCCGGACGGCTCCATGTTCTTCTCGCAGGAGGAGACTCGTTTTGCCCGTCTCTGGATCCTCACATGGTCGGTGCTGTGCTGCGCTTCCACTTTCTTCACGGTCACCACCTATTTAGTGGACATGCAGCGATTCCGCTACCCAGAGCGGCCCATCATCTTCCTGTCCGGTTGCTACACCATGGTGTCAGTGGCCTACATTGCGGGCTTCGTGCTCCAGGAGCGCGTGGTGTGCAACGAGCGCTTCTCTGAGGACGGTTATCGCACGGTGGTGCAGGGCACTAAGAAAGAAGGCTGTACTATACTCTTCATGATGCTCTACTTCTTCAGCATGGCCAGCTCCATCTGGTGGGTGATTCTGTCCCTCACCTGGTTCCTGGCAGCCGGTATGAAGTGGGGCCACGAGGCCATCGAGGCCAATTCGCAGTACTTCCACCTGGCCGCCTGGGCGGTGCCGGCCGTCAAAACCATCACCATCCTGGCCATGGGCCAGATCGACGGCGACCTGCTGAGCGGCGTGTGCTTCGTGGGCCTCAACAGCCTGGACCCGCTGCGAGGCTTCGTGCTGGCGCCGCTCTTCGTGTACCTGTTCATCGGCACATCCTTCCTGCTGGCGGGCTTCGTGTCACTCTTCCGCATCCGCACCATCATGAAGCACGACGGCACCAAGACGGAGAAGCTAGAGAGGCTCATGGTGCGTATCGGCGTCTTCTCCGTGCTCTACACCGTACCGGCCACCATCGTCATCGCCTGCTACTTCTATGAGCAGGCCTTCCGCGAGCACTGGGAGCGCTCGTGGGTAAGCCAGCACTGCAAGAGCCTAGCCATCCCCTGCCCGGCCCACTACACGCCCCGCATGTCGCCCGACTTCACAGTCTACATGATCAAATACCTCATGACGCTCATCGTGGGCATCACGTCGGGCTTCTGGATCTGGTCCGGCAAGACGCTGCACTCGTGGAGGAAGTTCTACACGCGTCTCACCAACAGCCGGCATGGCGAGACCACCGTGTGA